The Deltaproteobacteria bacterium genome window below encodes:
- a CDS encoding DUF3365 domain-containing protein: MRIGIRVKLLIFAALVWAVIFGIYSVYIYKERIAQTQRMAHMTASYLTRELAAGSQYYTSTVVRKALDSGLSVSSSYLNEERAIPLHLTFLKEASQGLGSEGFFHMELVSLRPVNPANLPKDDFQKEALSRFDKGAVAEFYRFEDYKGKRSIRYMLPDIATSQTCVDCHNGHAASPKKDYRIGDVTGGLEVIIPIENELAAAMNDIWRSIGFGFVVVLAMGLVGLAFIRKVVTSPILSLVETTRHLASGDLTGKAEVDSNDEIGDLGGQMNEVVRNLHRMIEDMRRTSDEATGISKRVAEMSSSVLEGSNAQGAALDSIGSNMGGINASISGIANYTEVLAKSLEKGSISVLELGASINEVVDSMEALSMSVDETSASTRDMSFSIKDVSESIESLSSAVTQVSSSITHISASIREVEANAAEASMFAEEVIRDAKAGMETVESTIDGILKTKEITRESTHIINSLSERIKEIGKILDVIQEVAEETNLLALNAAIIAAQTGDHGKSFSVVANEIKDLAERASTSAKEVSEIIHAVELESDRAVKSMERGYLSVEEGVRLSMKAGEGLEKILGSAKRSTTSVRQIAAASELQARESRMVAETTEKLAEMTRRIVNATHEHARGSELINKATERMSEITYRVKATTKSQAESTRQVTSTIGDVNRMVAYINDVIKEQSRNTTKVLEALDAVRKVSFENIERAVTADRAVEELARLDREMTERVKRFKLK; this comes from the coding sequence ATGAGAATCGGTATCAGGGTCAAGCTCCTCATCTTTGCCGCCCTTGTCTGGGCCGTCATCTTCGGCATTTATAGCGTATACATATATAAGGAGAGGATCGCCCAGACCCAGAGGATGGCCCACATGACCGCGAGCTATCTTACTAGGGAGCTCGCTGCCGGAAGCCAGTACTACACCTCGACGGTCGTCAGGAAGGCGCTTGATTCCGGCCTTTCCGTATCGAGCTCCTATTTGAACGAGGAACGGGCCATACCGCTCCACCTCACATTCCTCAAGGAGGCATCCCAGGGCCTTGGCTCAGAGGGCTTCTTCCACATGGAGCTCGTAAGCCTCCGCCCCGTAAACCCTGCCAACCTTCCCAAGGACGACTTCCAGAAAGAGGCCCTGAGCAGGTTCGACAAGGGTGCGGTCGCTGAGTTCTACAGGTTCGAGGACTATAAGGGGAAGAGGTCCATCAGATACATGCTTCCGGACATAGCCACTTCCCAGACCTGCGTTGACTGCCATAACGGGCATGCGGCAAGCCCGAAGAAGGACTACAGGATAGGGGACGTCACAGGAGGTCTCGAGGTCATAATACCCATAGAAAACGAGCTTGCGGCGGCCATGAACGACATATGGCGCTCGATAGGCTTCGGTTTCGTGGTGGTCCTGGCTATGGGCCTTGTAGGCCTCGCCTTCATAAGGAAGGTCGTCACCTCTCCCATACTGTCGCTGGTGGAGACGACCAGGCATCTCGCCTCCGGGGACCTTACTGGCAAGGCCGAGGTGGACTCGAACGACGAGATAGGCGATCTCGGCGGGCAGATGAACGAGGTCGTAAGGAACCTTCACAGGATGATAGAGGACATGAGGCGGACTTCGGACGAGGCGACGGGAATCTCCAAGAGGGTCGCCGAGATGAGCAGCTCCGTTCTCGAGGGCTCGAACGCCCAGGGCGCGGCCCTCGACTCCATAGGGTCCAACATGGGCGGGATAAACGCCTCCATATCCGGCATAGCCAATTACACCGAGGTCCTTGCCAAGTCGCTCGAAAAGGGCTCCATCTCGGTCCTCGAGCTCGGCGCGAGCATAAACGAGGTCGTGGACAGCATGGAGGCGCTCTCGATGAGCGTGGACGAGACCTCGGCGTCCACCAGGGACATGTCCTTCTCGATAAAAGACGTCTCCGAGAGCATAGAGAGCCTCTCTTCGGCCGTTACGCAGGTCTCGTCGTCGATAACGCACATAAGCGCGAGCATAAGGGAGGTGGAGGCCAACGCGGCAGAGGCCTCCATGTTCGCGGAAGAGGTCATAAGGGACGCCAAGGCCGGCATGGAAACGGTCGAGTCTACCATAGACGGGATATTGAAGACCAAAGAGATAACGAGGGAGTCAACGCACATAATAAACAGCCTCTCTGAAAGGATTAAAGAAATCGGGAAAATACTCGATGTGATACAGGAGGTGGCGGAGGAGACGAACCTCCTTGCCCTCAACGCGGCCATAATAGCGGCCCAGACCGGCGACCACGGAAAGAGCTTTTCCGTCGTGGCAAACGAGATAAAGGACCTGGCCGAAAGGGCCTCTACCTCAGCAAAGGAGGTCTCCGAGATAATCCACGCCGTAGAGCTCGAGTCCGACAGGGCGGTGAAGTCCATGGAGCGCGGCTACCTGAGCGTCGAGGAGGGCGTAAGGCTCTCGATGAAAGCCGGGGAGGGGCTCGAGAAGATACTTGGGAGCGCAAAGCGGTCCACCACGAGCGTAAGGCAGATAGCCGCCGCATCCGAGCTCCAGGCCAGGGAGAGCAGGATGGTTGCCGAGACGACCGAAAAGCTCGCGGAGATGACGAGGAGGATAGTGAACGCCACACACGAGCACGCCAGGGGGAGCGAGCTCATAAACAAGGCTACCGAGCGCATGTCCGAGATAACCTACAGGGTCAAGGCCACTACCAAGTCGCAGGCCGAGTCCACTCGCCAGGTAACATCCACAATAGGCGACGTAAACAGGATGGTCGCTTATATAAATGACGTCATAAAGGAGCAGAGCAGGAATACGACGAAGGTGCTGGAGGCCCTGGACGCCGTACGGAAGGTCTCGTTTGAAAACATAGAGAGGGCGGTTACCGCGGACAGGGCGGTCGAGGAGCTTGCCAGGCTCGACCGCGAGATGACCGAGCGGGTGAAGAGGTTCAAGCTAAAATAG
- a CDS encoding hydrogenase iron-sulfur subunit: protein MDEKEMTKGAPGAKREFSGGAVQRLWLRMEAQVSRLTTPAYNPFHYLGALGIFFLWVILVSGVYLFLFYSISVKGAWLSVQDLTVNQWYLGGVMRSLHRYASDGLVLVMVLHALRCYMLDRYAHWRWVAWVTGIGIAWVIVTAGIFGYWMVWDQRAQLIATLSAHMLENIPIFGIPLSLNFARAEHLTDQFFYILLFIHFSSIFFLFILILVHIARITRAIINPPRVLAYAVMAVLFAVSFIKPATSAPPAELGRLVEAVPFDWFYMFIYPLLAYMSAHQLWGFIVAATLIAAAVPWLTRSRRGPAVRLKLENCTGCELCMEDCPYQAIYMRKRTDGMPYPLEAVIIPKRCASCGICMGSCDYNALDLPDMTEADVKARIRSLSKELKEAGGGPGVLVFACAKSARLDSITGPDGSLKGREWARVVSLPCIGMLQPSMLSIPFEKSIGLDGVFVSSCRKGDCQYRKGDEWFTGRLHGYRPPLVRKSIDRSRIRTVYLSSAEETGFLKGLDEFRSSLADRRK, encoded by the coding sequence ATGGATGAAAAGGAAATGACAAAGGGCGCTCCGGGGGCTAAGCGGGAGTTCTCCGGCGGCGCGGTCCAGAGATTATGGCTCCGGATGGAAGCCCAGGTGAGCCGCCTGACCACCCCGGCCTACAATCCCTTCCACTACCTCGGCGCGCTCGGCATATTCTTCCTCTGGGTCATACTCGTCTCCGGCGTATACCTCTTCCTCTTCTACAGCATAAGCGTAAAGGGCGCGTGGCTTTCCGTCCAGGACCTGACCGTCAACCAGTGGTATCTTGGCGGGGTCATGAGGAGCCTCCACAGATACGCGTCCGACGGGCTCGTGCTCGTCATGGTCCTTCACGCACTCAGGTGCTACATGCTCGACAGGTACGCCCACTGGAGGTGGGTCGCGTGGGTCACGGGCATAGGCATAGCATGGGTCATAGTAACGGCGGGCATTTTCGGCTACTGGATGGTTTGGGACCAGAGGGCGCAGCTCATAGCCACGCTCTCGGCGCACATGCTCGAGAATATCCCGATATTCGGCATACCCTTGAGCCTGAATTTCGCGAGGGCCGAGCACCTTACCGATCAATTCTTCTACATACTGCTCTTCATACACTTCTCCTCCATCTTCTTCCTATTCATACTCATACTCGTCCACATAGCCAGGATAACCAGGGCGATAATAAACCCGCCGAGGGTCCTGGCCTACGCGGTCATGGCCGTCCTCTTCGCCGTCTCCTTCATCAAGCCCGCTACGAGCGCGCCACCGGCCGAGCTCGGGAGGCTCGTCGAGGCGGTCCCGTTCGACTGGTTCTACATGTTCATATACCCGCTCCTCGCTTATATGAGCGCTCACCAGCTCTGGGGCTTCATAGTCGCGGCCACCCTCATCGCAGCCGCGGTGCCGTGGCTGACGCGTTCCCGCCGCGGGCCCGCCGTCCGGCTCAAGCTCGAAAACTGCACGGGGTGCGAGCTCTGCATGGAGGACTGCCCGTACCAGGCCATATACATGAGGAAGAGGACGGACGGGATGCCGTACCCGCTTGAGGCGGTCATAATACCAAAGCGGTGCGCAAGCTGCGGCATATGCATGGGCTCCTGCGACTACAATGCGCTCGACCTCCCGGACATGACAGAGGCCGACGTCAAGGCCAGGATACGGAGCCTTTCGAAGGAGCTTAAGGAGGCCGGGGGAGGCCCCGGCGTGCTCGTCTTCGCGTGCGCCAAAAGCGCAAGGCTGGATTCCATCACGGGCCCGGACGGGAGTCTAAAGGGCCGCGAATGGGCCAGGGTGGTATCACTCCCATGCATAGGCATGCTCCAGCCATCGATGCTCTCGATACCGTTCGAGAAGTCCATAGGCCTCGACGGCGTCTTCGTTTCGAGCTGCCGCAAGGGCGACTGCCAGTACAGGAAAGGGGACGAGTGGTTCACCGGCAGGCTCCACGGGTACAGGCCGCCGCTCGTGAGGAAGTCAATCGACAGGTCCAGGATACGGACCGTTTATCTGTCGTCGGCAGAGGAAACCGGGTTTTTGAAGGGCCTGGACGAGTTCCGCTCTTCCCTCGCTGACAGGAGGAAATAA
- a CDS encoding SCO family protein: protein MPAYLALLLLFLHLTAAPSFALQQLDPVVLKAAVDNSLKAEGRKLGDYALFDQDGKSFMLSEYFDKGKPLVLSYIYTSCPEVCPTITMELKRAVDGAREKFGDRFEVLTIGFDAANDTPERLKRYGASYTDAFEGFRFAGGDAETIENLLADAGFFHFRQDDGSFDHMDMVTTIKPDGTIYKQVFSLRSQPQNLAMRLDELIAGKAAVSGSLTFVDRIKFFCYRYDPQSGKYVLDYPVFVSIALQALIIGVIIYAVWGRRIGKWMKRK from the coding sequence ATGCCCGCTTACCTGGCCCTGCTGCTCCTCTTCCTGCACCTCACTGCCGCGCCTTCGTTCGCTCTCCAGCAGCTCGACCCCGTTGTCCTAAAGGCCGCTGTCGATAATTCGCTCAAAGCCGAAGGCCGGAAGCTCGGCGATTACGCACTTTTCGACCAGGACGGGAAGAGTTTCATGCTGAGCGAGTATTTCGACAAGGGAAAGCCCCTGGTACTGAGCTACATCTACACTAGCTGTCCGGAGGTCTGCCCCACGATAACGATGGAGCTTAAGAGGGCGGTCGACGGGGCAAGGGAAAAGTTCGGGGACAGGTTCGAGGTCCTGACCATTGGATTTGACGCGGCGAACGACACGCCGGAGCGCCTTAAGAGATACGGAGCGAGCTATACCGATGCCTTCGAGGGCTTCAGGTTCGCGGGAGGCGACGCGGAGACCATAGAGAATCTGCTCGCCGACGCCGGCTTCTTCCATTTCAGGCAGGACGACGGCAGCTTCGACCACATGGACATGGTGACGACAATAAAGCCGGACGGCACCATTTACAAGCAGGTCTTCAGCCTCCGTTCCCAGCCGCAGAACCTGGCCATGCGCCTTGACGAGCTCATAGCTGGCAAGGCCGCCGTTTCGGGCTCGCTCACCTTTGTGGACAGGATCAAGTTCTTCTGCTACAGGTACGACCCGCAGTCCGGAAAATACGTGCTCGATTACCCCGTCTTCGTGAGCATAGCCCTCCAGGCGCTCATAATAGGGGTGATAATATACGCGGTATGGGGGAGAAGGATAGGCAAATGGATGAAAAGGAAATGA
- a CDS encoding cbb3-type cytochrome c oxidase subunit I encodes MAIFRTDPLSGLKIDSQTEHLVRWNVIAALATFAVGGLLGLLVVLTRWPSVHLLPLDYYYRFLTLHGIDALLAWIIFFEVALVHFTSAALLGTRSYVPWLGWVAFALMLIGGAIINIIVLMGGADVMFTSYVPLKGDPLYYLGVILFAVGALLGFIIFFINVALSKRDGGYKRTLPLGSFGMLAASIIGILTLAHGAAIMIPTLLWSMDLMSYIDPAAYRLVFWGLGHPSQQINVSAMVAVWYMTSYFVIGGKPLNEKLSRTAFVLYILFINVASEHHLLVDPALSNWHKVVNTSYMMHLAVLASMIHAFAVPASMEVALRNQGYTRGLFEWLKKAPWGNPAFSAIAISILLFGFLGGITGVIFGTEQFNIIRHNTIAITGHFHGTVVAGTTVAFMGFTYLLVPYVFRRELIWKGFASIQPYIYGVGVALLSIGMMSAGSFGVPRRHYDITFSGAPFSFSFDPSIDLFLSMMGVGGLLAVTGGALYIALSFGSIIWGKRIEG; translated from the coding sequence ATGGCTATTTTCAGGACGGACCCGCTCTCAGGCCTCAAGATAGATTCGCAGACCGAGCACCTGGTAAGGTGGAACGTGATCGCCGCCCTCGCGACCTTCGCGGTAGGCGGCCTTCTGGGGCTCCTCGTCGTCCTCACCAGGTGGCCGAGCGTGCATCTCCTGCCGCTCGATTACTATTACAGGTTCCTTACCCTCCACGGCATAGACGCGCTGCTGGCGTGGATAATCTTCTTCGAGGTCGCGCTCGTGCACTTCACCTCGGCCGCGCTCCTGGGCACGCGCTCATACGTGCCGTGGCTCGGGTGGGTCGCCTTCGCGCTCATGCTCATTGGCGGGGCGATAATCAACATAATCGTCCTCATGGGCGGGGCCGACGTGATGTTCACCTCTTACGTGCCGCTTAAGGGCGACCCGCTCTATTACCTCGGGGTCATCCTCTTCGCGGTGGGCGCGCTTCTCGGCTTCATCATCTTCTTCATCAACGTAGCGCTCTCGAAGAGGGACGGAGGGTACAAGCGGACCCTGCCGCTCGGCTCCTTCGGCATGCTGGCCGCGAGCATCATAGGAATACTCACGCTCGCGCACGGCGCGGCCATTATGATTCCCACGCTCCTCTGGTCCATGGACCTCATGAGCTACATCGACCCGGCGGCCTACAGGCTCGTCTTCTGGGGCCTCGGACACCCCTCGCAGCAGATAAACGTGAGCGCCATGGTCGCCGTTTGGTACATGACCTCGTACTTCGTCATAGGGGGAAAGCCCCTTAACGAGAAGCTCTCGAGGACGGCCTTCGTCCTCTATATCCTCTTTATCAACGTCGCCTCCGAGCACCACCTGCTAGTGGACCCGGCCCTTTCCAACTGGCACAAGGTCGTGAACACGAGCTACATGATGCACCTCGCGGTGCTCGCGAGCATGATACACGCCTTCGCGGTCCCTGCGTCGATGGAGGTCGCCCTCAGGAACCAGGGTTACACCAGGGGGCTTTTCGAATGGCTCAAGAAAGCGCCTTGGGGCAACCCGGCCTTCTCGGCGATTGCCATATCGATACTCCTCTTTGGTTTCCTCGGCGGCATAACCGGCGTAATCTTCGGGACCGAGCAGTTCAATATCATCCGCCACAACACAATCGCCATCACCGGCCATTTCCACGGCACGGTCGTCGCGGGCACAACGGTAGCCTTCATGGGCTTCACCTACCTCCTCGTGCCTTACGTCTTCAGGAGGGAGCTCATCTGGAAGGGCTTCGCGAGCATCCAGCCCTATATCTACGGGGTCGGCGTGGCGCTCCTTTCCATTGGCATGATGTCGGCCGGATCCTTCGGCGTGCCCAGGAGGCATTACGACATAACCTTCTCGGGCGCGCCCTTCTCATTCTCGTTCGACCCGTCGATAGACCTCTTTCTTTCCATGATGGGAGTGGGGGGCTTGCTTGCGGTGACGGGCGGGGCGCTCTACATAGCGCTCTCGTTCGGCTCCATAATCTGGGGGAAGAGGATAGAGGGCTGA
- a CDS encoding cytochrome C oxidase subunit II, with amino-acid sequence MAIHEPERVWWNPLSKDERIWVALALIWMLVSFVFMPVYHFVGAQNPPSETYRVSAEDFDKLVDGMVQKYQVGEEAGFPVVRPNPDEPVYIRASMWQWYPIVELEKGRTYKLHLSSVDIQHGFSILPINMNFMVLPDFDYVLTLTPTTSGEFHIVCNEYCGLGHHLMVGKMYVREPEA; translated from the coding sequence ATGGCGATACACGAACCCGAAAGAGTATGGTGGAACCCGCTTAGCAAGGACGAGAGGATATGGGTCGCGCTGGCCCTTATCTGGATGCTCGTCTCGTTCGTCTTCATGCCGGTCTACCACTTCGTGGGCGCGCAGAACCCGCCCTCCGAGACGTACAGGGTCTCGGCCGAGGACTTCGACAAGCTCGTCGACGGCATGGTGCAGAAATACCAGGTCGGCGAGGAGGCGGGCTTTCCGGTCGTCCGTCCCAACCCCGACGAGCCGGTCTACATAAGGGCCTCCATGTGGCAGTGGTACCCGATAGTCGAGCTTGAGAAGGGCAGGACCTACAAGCTCCACCTCTCGTCAGTTGACATCCAGCACGGGTTCTCGATACTGCCCATAAACATGAACTTCATGGTGCTCCCGGACTTCGACTACGTGCTTACGCTTACGCCGACCACGTCCGGCGAGTTCCACATAGTCTGCAACGAATACTGCGGCCTGGGCCATCACCTGATGGTGGGGAAGATGTACGTGAGGGAGCCTGAGGCCTGA